Proteins encoded by one window of Leopardus geoffroyi isolate Oge1 chromosome X, O.geoffroyi_Oge1_pat1.0, whole genome shotgun sequence:
- the CT83 gene encoding kita-kyushu lung cancer antigen 1 isoform X2 encodes MIMLLLLLSFIVFAFLLVVWKRCFQSSVGEMSSNSTSLALVRASSSSGSTKSNTDKSLSVDSISHGILINSPHTIAMQKRILTNLRIVEYKLAELEHLLIIKALNGTLANCKSTDRLRECNESEGNH; translated from the exons ATGATCATGCTGTTGCTTCTACTGAGTTTTATCGTGTTCGCTTTCCTGCTTGTCGTCTGGAAGCGCTGCTTTCAG AGCAGCGTTGGTGAAATGTCATCCAATTCGACCTCTCTTGCACTAGTAAGAGCATCCTCTTCTAGTGGGTCAACTAAGAGCAATACTGATAAGAGTCTTTCAGTCGACAGCATCTCTCATGGTATCTTAATTAATTCCCCACACACGATAGCCATGCAGAAGCGAATATTGACAAACCTCAGGATCGTGGAATACAAGCTGGCTGAATTGGAACATTTACTAATTATCAAGGCTTTAAATGGTACATTAGCTAACTGTAAATCCACTGACAGGCTTAGAGAATGTAATGAGAGTGAAGGCAATCATTAA